The following are from one region of the Veillonella nakazawae genome:
- a CDS encoding VanW family protein, with product MTKKYILVGTMLVLLGTSGCSYIPTENISYGVYYNDTDLSNTPKNELQARLQELNSKIPQTISIDMGNNKKQQATYHDLGIQIDTDAMVKAISTYGYEDDMWTLLSNRFNALFYGHHFKPQYKLDEVKGKTYLSELAKTIDTPGHDAYLTIENGQVVLHPTKEGKRIDIDATLKKLKDDLQAGDSINSLSMVFTTQNTVKVSDADLKPLNTVLASYTTEYDPSNESRTHNIQLASDKINGTLIKSGAQFSFNDVVGERTAEAGYDDAPVMIDGKLVPGIGGGICQVSSTIFNTALLSGMNIIERTPHFEPVGYIQAGRDATVAWGYLDFKFRNPYQQSIYILSVMNNGTLTIYIIGTAQDKPKNVSISVGDYGEIPNKTITKVDPSLKEKEVQEGHVGLTMNTYRTITYGNWVTQTDSFESVYDPVDTIITMPPEGTTKKADKKKP from the coding sequence ATGACGAAGAAATATATTTTAGTAGGAACTATGCTTGTCCTCTTGGGGACGAGCGGCTGTTCATACATTCCAACAGAAAATATTTCTTATGGTGTATATTACAATGATACAGATTTATCTAATACACCTAAGAATGAATTACAGGCTCGCTTACAAGAGTTAAATAGTAAAATTCCTCAAACTATATCTATTGATATGGGCAATAATAAAAAACAACAAGCTACCTATCATGATTTAGGGATCCAAATCGATACAGATGCTATGGTAAAAGCTATTTCTACATATGGCTATGAAGATGATATGTGGACACTACTTTCAAATAGATTTAATGCCTTATTCTACGGTCATCATTTTAAACCACAATATAAGCTTGATGAGGTAAAAGGTAAAACCTATCTAAGTGAATTGGCTAAAACAATTGATACGCCAGGACATGATGCATACCTTACCATTGAAAATGGACAAGTTGTATTACATCCTACAAAAGAGGGTAAGCGTATCGATATTGATGCTACGCTTAAGAAATTAAAAGATGATTTACAGGCCGGTGATAGTATTAACTCCTTATCTATGGTATTTACTACACAAAATACTGTAAAAGTAAGTGATGCCGATTTAAAACCATTGAATACGGTATTAGCTTCTTACACTACAGAGTATGATCCTAGTAATGAAAGTAGAACCCATAATATTCAATTAGCATCTGATAAAATAAACGGTACCCTAATTAAATCGGGTGCACAGTTCTCCTTTAACGATGTTGTAGGTGAACGTACTGCAGAGGCTGGCTATGATGATGCACCTGTTATGATTGATGGTAAATTAGTTCCAGGTATTGGCGGTGGCATTTGCCAAGTAAGTTCTACCATATTTAATACAGCTTTACTATCCGGTATGAATATTATCGAGCGTACACCACACTTTGAGCCAGTAGGATATATTCAAGCTGGTCGTGATGCCACTGTAGCATGGGGCTATTTAGACTTTAAGTTTAGAAATCCTTACCAACAATCTATTTATATCCTTAGTGTTATGAACAACGGAACATTAACGATCTACATTATAGGTACGGCTCAAGATAAGCCTAAAAATGTTTCTATTTCTGTAGGAGACTATGGCGAAATTCCTAACAAGACTATCACTAAGGTAGATCCTTCATTAAAAGAAAAAGAAGTGCAGGAGGGGCATGTAGGTTTAACAATGAATACGTATAGAACCATTACATATGGTAACTGGGTTACGCAAACAGATTCCTTTGAATCCGTATATGATCCAGTAGATACGATTATAACAATGCCTCCAGAAGGTACTACTAAAAAAGCAGATAAAAAGAAACCATAA
- a CDS encoding phosphatase PAP2 family protein, whose protein sequence is MDTILQFDHSLIFYVHDHLVYSFLTPIMAFISKITGSGALWIVIALLLMLQKKYRVLGVAIIIALGFVFIIGDQGLKPHVARLRPFVDFPNVTVPLESALPKANSYSFPSGHSFGSFASAMTIYLGLSQIAPQKRYLGIIALLGSLVVAFSRVYLFVHYPTDVLTGLVLGIIVGFIAWKLARIGWNWWTNRHNDVEYEPYTFKRK, encoded by the coding sequence ATGGACACAATCTTACAATTTGATCACTCTTTGATTTTCTATGTACATGATCACCTTGTATATAGTTTTTTAACACCTATTATGGCATTTATTTCAAAAATTACTGGCAGCGGTGCCTTATGGATTGTAATTGCCTTGTTATTGATGTTACAGAAAAAATATCGTGTATTAGGCGTAGCTATAATAATTGCATTAGGATTTGTATTCATCATCGGTGACCAAGGTTTAAAACCACATGTAGCTAGATTAAGACCATTTGTAGATTTTCCTAATGTAACGGTTCCATTAGAATCTGCATTACCAAAAGCAAATAGCTATTCATTCCCGTCAGGCCATAGTTTTGGTTCATTTGCGTCAGCCATGACTATTTACCTAGGCTTGAGTCAAATAGCGCCTCAGAAGCGATATTTGGGAATTATAGCATTACTGGGGTCATTAGTAGTAGCATTTTCGAGAGTATATCTATTTGTACATTATCCAACAGATGTATTAACAGGCTTAGTATTGGGAATCATCGTAGGCTTCATTGCTTGGAAGCTTGCAAGAATTGGTTGGAACTGGTGGACTAACCGCCATAATGATGTAGAATACGAACCATATACATTTAAACGTAAATAA